A genomic stretch from Candidatus Poribacteria bacterium includes:
- a CDS encoding phytanoyl-CoA dioxygenase family protein: MDTSWLEHCATDEQLKAFNDTGYLVVEDAISTEMVDALEEVADRIDAEERTKTGLAPHKLLSKFRTVAEDDLLLELLDNKKVFPLLWDILGWNIQLYISHLIMYPPEPPDTPRIAKAAHWHQDGGRPVPEMERPHPRLSLKVSYWLSDVPDRDNGAMRLIPGSHKLDTRPPNKDDNPDGDPEGAIDLLVKRGTAVLFDRRMWHSRGWNFSDVTRKVLFMGYSYRWLRGLDYNLMPPDLLKKCDPIRRQLLGDGVDIKGWWQPTDADVPLKTWIAEHRGEEYLR; encoded by the coding sequence TACCTCGTTGTTGAGGACGCTATAAGCACGGAGATGGTAGATGCCTTAGAGGAAGTCGCAGATCGGATTGATGCCGAGGAGCGTACCAAAACAGGATTAGCACCCCACAAATTGTTATCAAAGTTCCGGACCGTCGCTGAAGACGACTTGCTACTGGAGCTGCTTGATAACAAAAAGGTTTTCCCGCTGCTTTGGGATATTCTCGGTTGGAACATCCAACTTTACATCTCGCACCTCATCATGTACCCGCCAGAACCTCCTGATACACCTCGTATTGCCAAAGCCGCCCACTGGCATCAGGACGGTGGTAGACCTGTGCCGGAAATGGAGCGTCCACATCCGCGACTTTCATTAAAAGTCAGTTATTGGCTAAGCGACGTGCCTGACCGTGATAACGGCGCAATGCGTCTGATTCCGGGTAGCCATAAACTCGACACCCGACCGCCTAATAAGGACGACAATCCTGATGGGGATCCAGAAGGTGCGATAGACCTGCTCGTTAAGCGCGGCACAGCGGTGCTTTTTGATAGACGGATGTGGCACTCACGCGGCTGGAATTTTTCTGATGTAACTCGGAAAGTTTTGTTTATGGGGTATAGTTATCGTTGGTTGCGCGGTTTGGATTACAATCTCATGCCACCGGACCTCCTTAAAAAGTGTGACCCGATTCGGCGGCAGCTCTTGGGTGATGGTGTAGATATTAAGGGCTGGTGGCAACCGACGGATGCGGATGTCCCACTGAAAACGTGGATTGCCGAACATCGTGGGGAGGAATATTTACGGTAG
- a CDS encoding HNH endonuclease: MRSRPNVPAELKRRILCEAGHRCAIHKCREIIEVDIHHIIPWSKCKEHRYENLIALCPNCHTLADRGDYVQKFLP, from the coding sequence ATGAGGTCACGTCCAAACGTACCAGCAGAACTGAAACGACGCATTCTTTGCGAAGCAGGACACCGTTGTGCTATCCATAAGTGTAGAGAGATTATTGAGGTGGATATCCACCACATTATCCCATGGTCGAAATGTAAAGAGCACAGGTATGAAAATCTTATTGCTTTGTGTCCTAATTGTCACACGTTAGCAGATCGTGGAGATTATGTGCAAAAATTTCTACCGTAA
- a CDS encoding type II toxin-antitoxin system VapC family toxin translates to MLKYVTIKPRVYIEPTVVSHLVARPSNDPILASWQRASRQLWENYADRFEFVISRVVRAEIQRGDPTAAQQRLDVVSSLTTLEISPEMDNLVEKLLDSGAVPRNARPDAQHIAIATGHGVDYLVSWNHKHIVNENKREYINQVCQEVGFQPITICTPMELMEDIQMKEKETSEKHPDFDPETYTNPILEECYRIKAEISAQFKTQAEFFAYLKAGEEEDKRNGLKYIPYDPSKRTASEKSDDD, encoded by the coding sequence ATGCTAAAATATGTAACAATAAAGCCAAGGGTCTATATTGAACCCACAGTTGTTAGTCACTTGGTAGCGCGACCAAGTAATGATCCAATATTAGCCTCTTGGCAAAGAGCGAGTCGGCAGCTGTGGGAGAATTATGCAGATAGGTTTGAGTTCGTTATTTCCCGCGTAGTTCGCGCCGAAATCCAGCGAGGCGATCCAACCGCAGCACAGCAACGACTTGATGTGGTATCTTCGCTAACGACATTGGAAATTTCACCCGAGATGGATAACCTCGTGGAAAAACTGCTTGATTCCGGTGCAGTGCCACGAAATGCAAGACCCGATGCACAGCATATCGCCATTGCAACAGGGCATGGTGTTGATTACTTGGTGTCATGGAACCATAAACATATTGTGAATGAAAACAAACGTGAATATATCAATCAAGTTTGCCAAGAAGTAGGATTTCAACCTATAACCATCTGCACACCTATGGAACTGATGGAGGACATTCAGATGAAAGAGAAAGAAACCTCAGAAAAACATCCAGATTTCGACCCCGAAACATATACGAATCCTATCCTTGAAGAATGCTATCGAATCAAAGCGGAGATCAGCGCGCAATTCAAGACTCAGGCGGAATTCTTTGCGTATTTGAAAGCCGGAGAGGAAGAGGACAAGCGGAACGGACTCAAATACATCCCCTATGATCCCTCCAAACGCACCGCCTCAGAAAAATCTGATGATGACTAA
- a CDS encoding sialidase family protein, with protein MHKTERPLFTAGTEGYHTFRIPALVRSNEGTLLAFCEGRRTGGGDSGDIDIVLKRSFDNGENWQPMQIAVSTGSDTDGNPAPVVDRDSGTIWLLFCKNLAEGAEGKIVAGEAPRTVWVTASNDDGETWAEPREITATTKDEDWTWYATGPCHGIQLANGRLVIPCDHVLGNNRDYSQYGYSHLIVSDDGGETWKIGGKAQPGTNESVVVETVDGGLYFNCRNYVAPKRRAYARSSDGGDTFTAFGYEEDLVEPICQASMVRYTDKNKHDKNRVLFSNPASTNRERMTIRISYNECQSWSSGKVLHAGPAAYSDLCIASDMEICCFYERGESSAYETLSFAKFDLAWLTNREDSI; from the coding sequence ATGCACAAAACGGAGCGTCCACTTTTCACAGCGGGAACGGAAGGATACCATACCTTCCGTATCCCCGCGCTCGTCCGATCCAACGAAGGAACGCTGTTGGCGTTCTGTGAGGGCAGACGCACAGGCGGTGGGGATTCAGGAGATATTGATATTGTTCTGAAACGGAGTTTTGACAACGGCGAGAATTGGCAGCCGATGCAAATCGCTGTCTCCACGGGAAGTGACACGGATGGTAACCCTGCACCGGTCGTTGATCGCGATTCGGGTACAATCTGGCTCCTTTTCTGTAAGAATCTCGCTGAAGGTGCGGAAGGGAAGATTGTCGCAGGAGAAGCACCGCGAACTGTTTGGGTAACCGCCAGCAATGACGACGGCGAAACGTGGGCAGAACCGAGGGAAATCACTGCGACAACGAAAGACGAAGATTGGACGTGGTACGCGACGGGTCCCTGTCACGGGATTCAACTCGCAAACGGCAGATTGGTGATTCCGTGTGATCATGTGCTTGGAAACAACCGAGACTACTCGCAATACGGCTACTCACACCTGATTGTCAGCGATGATGGCGGTGAAACGTGGAAGATCGGTGGTAAGGCACAACCCGGGACGAATGAATCTGTTGTCGTTGAAACGGTGGATGGTGGACTCTATTTCAATTGTCGGAACTATGTCGCACCGAAACGGCGTGCCTATGCGCGAAGCAGCGACGGCGGCGATACATTCACGGCATTCGGTTACGAGGAGGATCTGGTTGAACCGATTTGTCAGGCAAGCATGGTGCGGTATACAGACAAAAATAAACACGACAAAAACCGCGTCTTGTTCTCTAATCCTGCTAGCACAAATCGTGAGCGGATGACGATTCGCATTAGTTATAATGAGTGTCAAAGTTGGAGCAGCGGCAAGGTCTTGCACGCCGGTCCTGCAGCGTATTCCGACCTCTGTATCGCCTCAGATATGGAGATCTGTTGTTTCTATGAACGTGGTGAGAGCAGTGCCTACGAGACACTATCGTTTGCGAAGTTTGATTTGGCATGGCTGACAAATAGGGAAGATTCAATTTGA